One window from the genome of Flavobacterium agricola encodes:
- a CDS encoding ABC transporter ATP-binding protein: MILAQNIHKYYDNFHVLKGVNLEIKPGEIVSIVGASGAGKTTLLQILGTLDQPKKDGNSSLIIDGIDVLQLNDKKLSQFRNQKLGFIFQFHQLLPEFTALENVCIPAFIQGKTPKEMEEKAKSLLTRLGLSHRFNHKPAELSGGEQQRVAVARALINDPAVILADEPSGNLDTQSAENLHNLFFELRDEFGQTFVIVTHNEDFANMADRKLVMIDGDIRHEKINEK; encoded by the coding sequence ATGATTTTAGCTCAAAACATTCATAAATATTACGATAACTTTCACGTTTTAAAAGGCGTAAACTTAGAAATTAAGCCCGGAGAAATTGTTTCTATCGTAGGTGCATCAGGTGCCGGAAAAACAACTTTGTTACAAATTTTAGGCACATTAGATCAGCCTAAAAAAGACGGAAACAGCAGTTTGATTATTGATGGCATTGATGTGTTACAATTGAATGATAAAAAGCTTTCGCAATTTAGAAATCAGAAGTTAGGATTTATTTTCCAGTTTCATCAATTATTACCCGAATTTACAGCTTTAGAAAACGTTTGTATTCCGGCTTTTATACAAGGTAAAACACCTAAAGAAATGGAAGAAAAAGCCAAAAGCCTTTTAACTCGTTTGGGGCTTTCACATCGTTTTAATCACAAACCTGCTGAACTTTCGGGCGGAGAACAACAACGCGTTGCGGTAGCTCGTGCTTTAATTAATGATCCGGCGGTAATTTTAGCCGACGAACCTTCGGGAAACTTAGATACGCAATCAGCCGAAAATTTACATAATTTGTTTTTTGAACTTCGTGATGAATTTGGTCAAACCTTTGTTATTGTTACCCACAACGAGGATTTTGCAAACATGGCAGACCGAAAGCTAGTTATGATAGATGGCGATATTCGACATGAAAAAATAAATGAAAAATAA
- a CDS encoding helix-turn-helix domain-containing protein, with protein MRRQIILPRHKNTLAQMGEQIKLARKRRKLTAVQVAERADIARSTLSLVEKGDPSVAMGAYFNVLRVLGLQEDFLKLAGDDTFGRKLQDLELL; from the coding sequence ATGAGAAGGCAAATTATTTTACCTCGACACAAAAATACATTGGCACAAATGGGTGAGCAAATTAAGTTGGCTCGTAAACGTAGAAAATTAACAGCTGTGCAAGTAGCAGAAAGAGCAGATATTGCTCGATCTACATTAAGTTTAGTAGAAAAAGGTGACCCTAGTGTAGCTATGGGAGCATACTTTAATGTTCTACGTGTTTTAGGGTTACAAGAGGACTTTCTTAAGTTAGCAGGTGATGATACCTTCGGACGTAAATTGCAAGATTTAGAATTATTGTAA
- a CDS encoding type II toxin-antitoxin system HipA family toxin: protein MAAQKIDLYVYADWKGIDGPLLMGILSAHQAKGRKAFSFIYDKQWLQSGHVDQLDPDLQLYTGPQFANNKENFGVFLDSMPDTWGRTLMKRREAQLAILNKEKAKNLYDIDFLLGVYDETRMGAIRFKLDPNGPFLDNDMQKATPPWSTVRELQQAVVHYENETDSEAISKWLQLLIAPGSSLGGARPKANILDEYKHPWIAKFPSKNDTIDKAAWEYLAYLLAIKAGITMAECKIEKD from the coding sequence ATGGCTGCACAAAAAATTGATTTATATGTATATGCAGATTGGAAAGGCATAGACGGACCTTTATTAATGGGTATTCTATCTGCTCATCAAGCAAAAGGTCGTAAAGCATTTAGCTTTATATACGATAAGCAATGGTTACAATCAGGCCATGTTGATCAACTAGATCCGGATTTACAATTATATACTGGACCACAATTTGCAAATAATAAAGAAAACTTTGGTGTTTTCTTAGACAGTATGCCTGATACTTGGGGCCGTACACTAATGAAAAGGCGCGAGGCACAACTCGCTATATTAAATAAGGAGAAAGCCAAGAATTTATATGACATTGACTTCTTATTAGGGGTGTATGATGAAACTCGAATGGGTGCTATACGGTTTAAATTAGATCCTAATGGGCCTTTTTTAGATAATGATATGCAAAAAGCAACCCCACCTTGGTCAACAGTACGAGAATTACAACAAGCGGTAGTTCACTATGAAAATGAAACCGATAGTGAAGCCATTTCTAAATGGTTACAGTTACTTATAGCACCAGGATCATCCTTAGGTGGAGCTCGCCCTAAAGCCAATATTTTAGACGAATACAAACATCCTTGGATTGCTAAATTTCCTTCTAAAAATGATACGATAGATAAAGCTGCATGGGAATACTTAGCATATCTATTAGCTATAAAAGCAGGAATTACAATGGCAGAGTGCAAAATAGAAAAAGATTAA
- a CDS encoding type II toxin-antitoxin system HipA family toxin, whose translation MTMTGNSEELLKNQPASYLDLAEFIQNNGTHIKENLAQLWRRIIFNIAISNTDDHLRNHGFILTNEGWILSPAYDLNPSIDKSGLAINIDMDNNDLDFELAKSVGEYFRLTTKEMDLIIEEVKNVVKNWEIVAKKIGISRAEQELMASAFKY comes from the coding sequence ATGACAATGACGGGTAATAGTGAAGAGCTTTTAAAAAACCAACCGGCTAGTTATTTAGATTTAGCGGAGTTTATCCAAAATAATGGAACGCATATAAAAGAGAACTTAGCGCAATTATGGCGTAGAATAATATTTAATATTGCCATTTCAAATACAGATGATCACTTACGAAATCACGGCTTTATTCTCACTAATGAAGGTTGGATTTTATCACCAGCATATGATTTAAATCCCTCCATAGATAAAAGCGGTTTAGCTATTAACATAGATATGGATAATAATGATTTAGATTTTGAATTAGCAAAAAGTGTTGGAGAATATTTTAGGCTAACAACTAAAGAAATGGATCTGATTATAGAAGAAGTAAAAAATGTTGTGAAAAACTGGGAAATTGTAGCTAAAAAAATTGGAATATCACGAGCTGAGCAGGAATTGATGGCTAGTGCTTTTAAGTATTAA
- a CDS encoding helix-turn-helix transcriptional regulator, which produces MDSIRLFVKQKRKELKLTQEELALNAGVGLRFVRELEQGKTTLRLDKVNDVLSLFGKEVGVINKIENNGTSS; this is translated from the coding sequence ATGGATTCAATAAGATTATTTGTAAAACAAAAGCGCAAAGAATTAAAACTAACTCAAGAAGAGTTGGCTTTAAATGCTGGAGTCGGATTACGTTTTGTACGTGAATTAGAACAAGGGAAAACTACACTCCGTTTAGATAAAGTAAATGATGTATTATCCTTATTTGGAAAAGAAGTTGGAGTAATAAATAAAATAGAGAATAATGGCACGTCAAGCTAA
- a CDS encoding HipA N-terminal domain-containing protein, translating to MARQAKIFYQDLLAGYLTENDQGYLFQYDMEYLENKNSKPISLTIPLSKKSYQSNILFPFFDGLIPEGWLLEIGEKHWKLNPRDRFELLINLCRDTIGAVSVYPIEDENYE from the coding sequence ATGGCACGTCAAGCTAAAATATTTTATCAAGATCTTTTGGCTGGTTACTTAACTGAAAATGACCAAGGATATTTATTTCAATATGATATGGAATATCTTGAAAATAAAAATTCAAAACCAATAAGCTTAACCATACCTCTATCGAAAAAAAGCTACCAAAGCAATATTCTTTTTCCTTTTTTTGATGGTTTAATTCCAGAAGGTTGGTTATTAGAAATTGGGGAAAAACATTGGAAATTAAATCCACGAGATCGTTTCGAGTTATTAATCAATTTATGCAGAGATACGATAGGTGCTGTTTCTGTATATCCAATAGAAGACGAAAATTATGAATAA
- a CDS encoding HipA domain-containing protein gives MNNCLFCYKPVEIDEYHSSCSKKFFGTTQVPFLELDQEKLNKLAQITVNERLALTGVQPKISLSLSGEKGNKRLTLVGLWGDYILKPQSKEFAFMPEVEDLTMHLAKTFKIVTAQHALIRTSTNELAYITKRFDRIKGTKIHVEDLCQLSQLLTEQKYKSSYERVGKIIRHYATNSGLDSINYFRLVLFCFLTGNNDMHLKNFSLIHSENGILLSPAYDLLNVNLLYPKDDEELALTLNGRKSRIKRADFDKLADNIGISEIVRNNIYKDFSKQANKVEDLINRSFLNNTYKQEYFKIFKSKLEQINL, from the coding sequence ATGAATAACTGCTTGTTCTGTTATAAACCGGTCGAAATTGATGAATACCATTCTAGTTGTTCAAAGAAGTTCTTTGGAACAACACAAGTTCCTTTTCTAGAATTAGATCAAGAGAAATTAAATAAGCTAGCACAAATAACAGTGAATGAAAGATTAGCTTTAACAGGAGTTCAACCAAAAATATCATTAAGCTTAAGCGGTGAGAAAGGCAATAAACGTTTAACTTTGGTTGGGCTTTGGGGAGATTACATATTAAAACCTCAATCTAAAGAATTTGCTTTTATGCCAGAGGTAGAGGATTTGACCATGCATTTAGCTAAAACATTTAAAATAGTAACTGCTCAACATGCTTTAATTAGAACTTCAACTAACGAGCTTGCTTATATAACTAAACGCTTTGATCGAATAAAAGGCACTAAAATTCATGTCGAAGATTTATGTCAACTATCGCAACTATTAACAGAGCAAAAATATAAAAGTTCTTACGAACGTGTAGGTAAAATAATCAGGCATTATGCAACAAACTCAGGTTTAGATAGTATTAATTACTTTAGATTGGTTTTATTTTGCTTTCTTACAGGTAATAACGACATGCATCTAAAGAATTTTTCTTTGATTCATTCAGAAAACGGAATATTACTTTCACCAGCTTATGATCTATTAAATGTAAATTTATTATATCCAAAAGATGATGAAGAACTAGCACTAACATTAAACGGTCGAAAAAGTAGAATTAAACGTGCTGACTTTGATAAATTAGCAGATAACATAGGAATATCTGAAATTGTCCGAAACAATATTTACAAAGACTTTTCTAAGCAAGCCAATAAAGTTGAAGATTTAATTAACAGGAGTTTTTTAAACAATACTTACAAACAAGAGTATTTTAAAATATTTAAATCCAAGCTAGAGCAAATAAACTTATAA